A window of the Salegentibacter mishustinae genome harbors these coding sequences:
- a CDS encoding HEPN domain-containing protein produces MQSFRTEIENPVVEKDILDLEKKIRLFREGKADEEKFRSLRLARGVYGQRQAGVQMVRIKLPFGKVTSEQLHRIADVSDEYSKGRLHITTRQDIQIHHVSLDRTPELWAQLEKDDITLREACGNTVRNVTASPTAGIDKNEPFDVSPYAHGTFQFFLRNPICQEMGRKFKISFSSSDDDTALSYIHDLGFIAKLKDGKRGFKVMLGGGLGSQPRHADELYDFLPAEELLPLIEGVLRVFDRHGERAKRLKARMKFLIKDIGKDAFMELVSEQSTALSKNHPEFEVEKFEVAPPLQEVEVPSVEIEDQKDFETWKSTNVIPQKQEGLFAIGIRVPLGDFYTGGARKLADLVKEYAGNEIRLSLRQDILIRHVREEFLAFFYSELKKLGYAETGYNKTVDITACPGTDTCNLGIASSTGIADVLEDVLKEEYPQFINGKDITIKISGCMNACGQHNMAEIGFQGMSVKVGKTVAPALQVLLGGGTLGNGKGRFADKVIKVPSKRGPQALRLLLNDFEAKANSEEKFAEYYDRQGKTYFYDLLKDLADTSNLTENEFVDWGHEKPYIKAVGVGECAGVVIDLIATLLFESEEKIDNAKSAQERKAWADSIYHSYTSIVNSAKALLLAEDLKTNTQAGIIAQFDELFVDTGKIELSTSFKEFAYQMNEQEPTEAFANKYLEDAQLFLKRVDAFRTKEVQNV; encoded by the coding sequence ATGCAAAGTTTTAGAACCGAAATTGAAAACCCAGTTGTAGAGAAAGATATCCTGGATCTGGAAAAGAAGATCAGGTTGTTTCGAGAGGGAAAAGCCGATGAAGAAAAATTCCGAAGTCTGCGTTTAGCACGTGGGGTTTACGGCCAAAGACAGGCTGGTGTACAAATGGTTCGTATAAAACTGCCATTTGGAAAAGTAACCTCAGAACAACTGCATAGAATTGCTGATGTTTCAGATGAATATTCTAAAGGGCGTTTGCATATCACCACCCGCCAGGATATCCAAATTCACCACGTGAGTTTAGATAGAACACCAGAGCTTTGGGCGCAACTGGAAAAGGATGATATTACTTTGCGTGAAGCCTGCGGAAACACGGTGCGAAATGTAACTGCGTCCCCAACGGCTGGAATCGATAAAAATGAACCTTTTGATGTCTCTCCTTATGCACACGGAACTTTCCAATTTTTTCTTCGAAATCCTATTTGCCAGGAAATGGGAAGAAAGTTCAAGATATCCTTTTCTTCGTCGGATGATGATACGGCGCTAAGTTATATTCATGATCTTGGCTTTATCGCAAAATTAAAAGATGGAAAGCGCGGATTTAAAGTAATGCTAGGCGGCGGACTCGGTTCGCAACCTAGACACGCCGATGAACTGTACGATTTTCTTCCTGCGGAAGAATTACTGCCGCTAATAGAAGGTGTTTTGCGGGTTTTTGATCGTCACGGCGAACGTGCAAAACGCTTAAAAGCCAGGATGAAATTCCTAATAAAAGATATTGGTAAAGATGCCTTTATGGAATTGGTTTCTGAACAAAGCACCGCACTTTCTAAAAATCATCCGGAATTTGAGGTTGAAAAGTTTGAAGTAGCACCACCGCTTCAGGAAGTTGAGGTACCTTCAGTAGAAATTGAAGATCAAAAGGATTTTGAAACCTGGAAAAGCACGAATGTAATTCCGCAGAAACAGGAAGGATTATTTGCTATCGGAATTCGGGTTCCGTTAGGTGATTTTTATACAGGTGGCGCCAGGAAACTAGCCGATTTGGTGAAAGAATACGCCGGAAATGAGATTAGGTTAAGTTTAAGACAGGATATTTTAATTCGTCACGTTCGGGAAGAGTTTTTAGCATTTTTCTATTCAGAATTAAAAAAGCTGGGTTATGCCGAAACCGGGTATAATAAAACCGTAGATATTACGGCCTGCCCGGGAACAGATACCTGTAATCTTGGAATTGCCAGTAGTACCGGAATTGCCGATGTGCTGGAAGATGTTTTAAAAGAAGAATATCCGCAATTTATAAACGGGAAGGATATTACCATAAAAATTAGCGGTTGTATGAATGCCTGCGGGCAGCATAATATGGCCGAGATCGGTTTCCAGGGAATGTCGGTAAAAGTTGGTAAAACCGTGGCACCGGCGCTTCAGGTTTTACTTGGCGGTGGAACGCTGGGAAATGGAAAAGGCCGCTTTGCCGATAAAGTGATAAAAGTGCCCAGTAAACGCGGGCCGCAAGCTTTACGATTGTTACTTAACGATTTTGAAGCGAAAGCAAATTCCGAAGAGAAATTCGCCGAATATTACGATCGCCAGGGAAAAACTTATTTCTACGATTTGCTAAAAGATTTGGCCGATACCTCAAACCTAACAGAAAATGAATTTGTGGATTGGGGTCACGAAAAACCTTATATAAAAGCAGTGGGAGTGGGCGAGTGTGCCGGCGTGGTAATAGATCTTATCGCTACCTTATTATTTGAAAGCGAAGAGAAAATAGATAATGCCAAAAGTGCACAGGAAAGAAAAGCCTGGGCAGATAGTATTTATCATTCCTATACTTCAATAGTGAATTCGGCTAAAGCATTGTTGTTGGCCGAAGATTTGAAAACCAATACGCAAGCAGGAATAATTGCACAGTTTGACGAGTTGTTTGTAGACACCGGTAAAATCGAATTATCGACTTCCTTCAAAGAATTCGCTTATCAAATGAACGAGCAAGAGCCAACCGAAGCTTTTGCCAATAAATATTTAGAAGACGCGCAACTATTCCTAAAAAGGGTAGATGCATTTAGAACAAAGGAGGTACAAAATGTATAA
- a CDS encoding DUF2061 domain-containing protein, which translates to MILDQVKSKSTYKKDTTSEKPLRSILKTVSWRIVGTVDTIAISWLLTGEIETALAIGSVELVTKMILYFGHERLWNMISFGKE; encoded by the coding sequence ATGATACTGGATCAGGTAAAATCTAAAAGCACTTATAAAAAGGACACTACTTCAGAGAAACCTTTACGAAGTATATTGAAAACGGTAAGCTGGAGAATTGTGGGAACTGTAGATACCATTGCGATTTCCTGGTTGCTTACAGGAGAGATTGAAACTGCACTTGCCATTGGATCTGTAGAATTAGTGACTAAAATGATCCTTTACTTTGGGCACGAGCGACTATGGAATATGATCAGTTTCGGAAAAGAATAA
- a CDS encoding phosphoadenosine phosphosulfate reductase domain-containing protein — MKRYSEKELKILNQQFKGITPAEIVQWVVSNAARPVVTTNFRPYEAAILHAVSDIDPVMKVIWCDTGYNTPQTYRHAKQVIDQLKLNVKLYTPKETAAYRDALFGGIPDINNPQHEEFTRQVKLEPFLRAMEQQNPDVWFTNLRKGQTSFRNSIDILSYSKDGILKVSPFYHWSDEKLDAYLEENALPNEFKYFDPTKVLENRECGLHA; from the coding sequence ATGAAACGGTACAGCGAAAAAGAATTAAAGATTCTCAACCAGCAGTTTAAGGGAATAACCCCGGCTGAGATCGTGCAATGGGTAGTCTCTAATGCGGCAAGACCGGTGGTTACTACCAATTTTAGACCTTATGAGGCTGCAATTCTGCACGCAGTTTCAGATATAGACCCGGTAATGAAAGTAATTTGGTGTGATACCGGTTATAATACACCTCAAACTTACAGGCACGCAAAGCAGGTAATTGATCAATTAAAACTGAATGTAAAGCTATACACGCCAAAGGAAACGGCGGCTTATCGTGATGCGCTTTTTGGAGGCATTCCCGATATCAATAATCCGCAGCACGAAGAGTTTACCCGGCAGGTAAAACTGGAACCTTTCCTACGAGCCATGGAGCAGCAAAACCCTGATGTTTGGTTTACAAATCTTAGAAAGGGCCAAACCAGTTTTAGAAATAGCATAGATATTTTAAGCTATAGTAAAGACGGAATATTAAAAGTGAGTCCGTTTTACCATTGGAGTGATGAAAAACTGGATGCTTATTTAGAAGAAAATGCCCTGCCAAATGAGTTTAAATATTTTGATCCTACCAAGGTTTTGGAAAACCGCGAATGTGGCCTCCACGCTTAG
- a CDS encoding trans-sulfuration enzyme family protein, translating to MHFETEAIRTQNERTQFQEHSTPLYLTSSYVFDDAEDMRASFSEEKERNIYSRFTNPNTSEFTEKIAKMEGAEAGFSFATGMSAVFSSLAALLNSGDHIISARSVFGSTHSLFTKFFPKWNISHSYFNVDEVDKIESLIKPETKIIFAETPTNPGVDVLDLELLGEIAKKHNLILIIDNCFATPWLQNPIKFGAHLVIHSATKLIDGQGRVLGGVTVGNADLIREIYLFSRNTGPALSPFNAWVLSKSLETLSVRLDKHCENAEKVAEFLETEANAENVKYPFLKSHPQYEIAKKQMKKGGNIVAFEIKGGVEAGRKFIDAIKLCSRSANLGDTRSIVTHPASTTHSKLSEEDRLEVGIKPGLVRVSVGLEHVDDVIDDLKQALNSI from the coding sequence ATGCATTTCGAAACCGAAGCCATAAGAACGCAAAACGAGCGCACGCAATTCCAGGAGCATTCTACGCCCCTGTACCTAACCTCCAGTTATGTTTTTGATGATGCCGAAGATATGCGGGCTTCCTTTTCTGAAGAAAAAGAACGTAATATTTATAGCAGATTTACTAATCCTAATACTTCAGAATTTACCGAGAAAATCGCAAAAATGGAAGGGGCAGAGGCCGGATTTTCTTTTGCAACGGGAATGAGTGCCGTGTTCTCAAGCCTTGCTGCGTTGCTTAATAGTGGAGATCACATAATCTCGGCGAGGTCGGTTTTTGGTTCTACGCATAGTTTGTTTACCAAGTTTTTTCCCAAATGGAATATTTCTCATTCCTATTTTAATGTGGATGAAGTTGATAAAATTGAAAGTTTAATAAAGCCTGAAACAAAAATTATTTTTGCCGAAACACCTACAAATCCCGGTGTAGATGTTCTGGATTTAGAATTGCTGGGGGAAATTGCGAAAAAGCATAATCTTATTTTAATAATTGATAATTGTTTTGCCACGCCCTGGCTGCAAAACCCTATAAAATTCGGCGCGCATTTGGTAATACATTCGGCTACAAAATTAATAGACGGGCAGGGCCGTGTTCTGGGCGGTGTGACAGTTGGGAATGCCGATTTAATTCGGGAAATCTACCTGTTCTCAAGGAATACGGGACCGGCTTTGTCGCCGTTTAATGCCTGGGTGCTTTCTAAAAGCTTGGAAACACTTTCGGTAAGGCTGGACAAGCATTGCGAAAATGCCGAAAAAGTAGCCGAATTTTTAGAGACCGAAGCCAATGCTGAAAATGTAAAATACCCTTTTCTCAAATCGCATCCACAATACGAAATTGCGAAAAAGCAGATGAAAAAGGGCGGAAATATCGTCGCCTTTGAGATTAAAGGAGGAGTTGAAGCGGGAAGAAAATTTATAGACGCGATTAAGCTTTGTTCAAGATCGGCAAACCTGGGAGACACTAGAAGTATTGTAACCCATCCTGCTTCTACTACGCACAGTAAATTAAGTGAGGAAGATAGGCTGGAAGTTGGCATAAAACCCGGTTTGGTAAGAGTTTCAGTAGGTTTGGAGCATGTAGATGATGTAATAGATGATTTAAAACAGGCTTTAAATTCAATTTAG
- a CDS encoding RrF2 family transcriptional regulator produces the protein MLSKKTKYGIKALAFIAKREDRKPVQTSEISKSENISQKFLESILLELRKSGFLGSKKGKGGGYYLIKEPEAIQMTAVIRVLEGPIAMVPCVSLNYYEKCDDCPSEETCSVHSLMIQVRDSTLKVLGDNTLADISAKK, from the coding sequence ATGCTTTCAAAAAAGACTAAATACGGAATTAAAGCCCTCGCATTCATAGCAAAAAGGGAAGATAGAAAACCCGTGCAAACTTCAGAGATCTCAAAAAGTGAAAATATCTCGCAAAAATTCCTCGAAAGCATTCTTCTGGAATTACGAAAATCGGGATTTTTAGGATCTAAAAAAGGAAAAGGCGGTGGTTATTATCTAATTAAAGAACCCGAAGCAATTCAAATGACGGCGGTAATTCGGGTACTGGAAGGTCCTATCGCTATGGTGCCTTGCGTTAGCCTTAATTATTACGAAAAGTGTGATGATTGTCCCAGCGAGGAAACCTGTTCGGTTCATAGTTTAATGATACAGGTTAGGGATAGCACCTTAAAAGTACTGGGCGATAATACCTTAGCCGATATTTCTGCTAAGAAATAA